The bacterium DNA segment CATCTTCTGATATTTCAGATACCCTCGGAAGAGGGTGGAGAATTCTGGCATCGTCCTTCATTAAAGAGATAACCTTCCTATCAACAACATAGGAATCCTTAACCTTTTCATAAGCCTCCTGGTTTCTAAACCTTTCCTTTTGGATTCTTGTAACATATAGGATATCAAGAAATCCTGCTATATCAATAATGTTGCAATTTTCTTTAAAATTTATCCCTTTTTCAATAAGATAATCAATTATGTCTTTTGGCATTGGAAGCTCTTCTGGGCTAATAAAATAAAGCTCTATGGCCTCTTGTTGTGCAAGTAGCCAAACAAGAGAGTGTATTGTCCTTGAGTAAAGGAGGTCTCCCAACAGCCCAATTTTAAGATTGTCCATCCTTCCTAGCTCTTTTTTTATGGTATAGAGGTCTAAAAGTGCCTGGGTTGGATGCTGACCTGGGCCATCGCCTGCATTTATTACAGGAACAGGCGATATTTTGGAAGCTTTTTTTGCCGAGCCTTCTTCATAATGCCTTAAGACAATAATATCAGCAAAATCTCCAATGACTCTTATTGTATCCGTCAGGGATTCTCCCTTTACCATTGATGAGAAATGTGGTGCATCCTCTGTTGATATTACATCGCCTCCAAGCCTTTTCATTGCAGATTCAAATGAGAGCCTTGTCCTTGTAGATGGCTCATAAAATAGGGTTGCAAGGATTTTTTTTCTTCCCTTAAGAAGCAAGGAGGAATCTTCTGTTTTATCCAAATTTTCCATCCTCTCTGTAAGGAAAAACAATTCATCTAATAGATTTTTATCCTTAAATTGCTGGATTTCTATTAGATGGTAAAGCTTCATTCAACCATTGGAAGAGTTATCTCCTTTTGAGCCTGGTATCTTCCATTCTTATCAGCATAAGAAACCTCGCAGACCTCATCAGAGGAAAGAAATAAAACTTGGGCAATGCCTTCATTGGCATATATCTTTGCCGGAAGGGGTGTTGTGTTTGAGATTTCTAATGTTACAAACCCTTCCCATTCTGGCTCAAATGGTGTTACATTTGTTATTATTCCACACCTTGCATATGTTGATTTTCCAAGGCATATTGTGATAATATCCCTTGGAATCCTAAAGTATTCAATAGACCTTGCTAAAGCAAATGAATTTGGAGGGATTATGCAGGTTTTTCCCTTAAAATTGACAAATGATTTTGGGTCAAAATTCTTTGGGTCAACAATCGTTGTGTTTATATTTGTAAATATGAGGAATTCGTCAGAAACCCTTATGTCATATCCATACGATGAAAGGCCATAGGAGATTACTGCCTTGGTTACACAATGGTCAGCAAATGGCTCAATCATCCCCTTCTTTGCTTGCTCCCTAATCCACCTATCTGATTTTACTGCCATCTTAAAGATAATTCTCCTCAATATGCTTCTTCCTTTGTTTTGCCCTATCTACCCACTTACTATCTGGATATTCCCTGATAAGCCTTCCATAGAATTCTATAGCCCTTATAAAATCCCTCACCTTCGGATACCTATCATACATATCTGCAATGTAAAACCCTGCATCATCAGCGCCCTTTATCTTTGGATATTCATCCAAAACCTTCTTATATTCTACAATTGCTTGGATATAATCTCCAAGCTCTTTATAACTATCTCCAAGACCAATCTGAGCAGATACCCTTATTTCATCTGAATTTCTTATCTTTGGAGGAAGATGGGAAAATAAGTCTGTAATGGTGCCCTGTTCTATCTCCTTGATAAGCTTCATATACTCAATAATTGAGGTTTTATAATCCTTTTTGGAAAAAATGAGCTCGCAGGCAAGAAGCCTTGCCTCATATTTTAATGGGGTTTTTGGATATTCCTTTAATAGCTTGTTTATTGCCTCCACATCCCTTTTTGCCTCTCCTATGGTAAATAGAATTTTATCAGCAAAGCCTATTTTTGGTTTTTCTTTAATAAGGTTTTCAAGATATGCTATTCCTTCATCATTCATTCCAAGTGATATAATCTTTCTTCCAAAGAGGTAATTCTCTTCATCTGCGGTTAATGTTTTTGTTTCTTCCCTGATTGTAATATCATCCTTAAACACCTCATATTCCAGTGGCTTTTCTGGTTTTAATTTTTTTTCTTCCTCCCGACTCCCGACTCCCGACTCCCGACTCCCGACTATCTTTATACTTTCCGCCCTTTTCTTTATTGAATCTACAAGCATCTCCTCTATCTTTGGATATGTTGGACAAATTTCAATAATTTCAGAAAATGCCTTTATTGCTAGGTCATACCTTCCTTGAGCATAATGGTATAGCCCCTCTTGAAAAAGGATATCCTCTTTCTTCGCCTCTTGACTAAAGCCAATGTTAAAAGCCAAAATAAGCAAAACCAAAAACCTTTTCATTCTAATTTTTAAATCCGAAATCTTAAAATCCGAAATTATCATCCTAATTCCTTTGCCCTTTTCTCTGCAGCTAAAACAGCCTTCCATAGAATTCCAGAAAGATTTTCTCTCTCCATTACCTCAATTGCTGATATTGTTGTTCCAGAGGGCGAGGCAACCATATCCCTTAATTCTGCTGGGTGCTTCTTTGTTCTTCTTAACATCTCAACAGAGCCAGATATTGTTGATAAAACAAGCCTTTCAGAAATATCCCTTGAAAGACCCATTTTTATACCAATAGAGATTAAAGCATCTATTATAACAAAGATATATGCAGGGCCTGAGCCAGAAAGGGCGGTTACAGCATCTATGAGGTTTTCATCTACCTCTACAACATCGCCCAAAGCAGAAAATATCATCTTTGCAAAGGAAACATCAGATTCATCTGCATATTTTCCCTTTGATATTGCAGATATTCCGCAAGAAATTAAACAAGGCATATTTGGCATTACCCTTATTACCCTTGCATTATTTAGCCTTTCCTCAATAAAACCTGTCTTTATCCCTGCTGCAATTGAGATTATATGATGCCCCTTTACATCCCCTTTAATTTGCTCTAATAGCTCTCCCATTACAAGCGGTTTTATAGCCAGAATAATACCATCTGCAAAATTCAAGACCTCAAGGTTATTTTGGGTTGTCTTTATTTTAGTATCGGTAAGGGCTTCCAATTTTTTAGCACTTATATCAGAGGCTATAATTTCATTGGGTTTAAATACACCCTTTTTCAACCCTCCCCTTATAATTGCACCCCCCATATTTCCAGCACCAATTATTCCAATCTTCATCGTGATATATGTCTATCCGCTATTATATGACCAGAAGGATAAAGTTGTAAAGCATTTGCGCGGTCAATTTATTTTAATTGATTTTCTCTAGAAACGCCTGCAGAGCTAAATGTAGCCATTTGGGTTAGGATTTTGCAACCTGCATCTATTATATTTATTGCCAAAGCTGCACCCGTTCCCTCGCCAAGCCTCATATCCAAATCAAGGATGGGTTTTTTACAAAGATAATCCAATGTTATTCTATGCCCCTTTTCCTGTGAGCAATGGGAGGCAAATATATAATCCTTTATCTTTGGCGAAATTTTATAGGCAATTAAACAAGCGGCTGTTGAGATAAAGCCATCAATTACAACAGGGATTTTATGGGAAGATGATGCAAGGATAATTCCAGCTAATCCACCTATTTCAAATCCACCAATCTTTGCCAATACATCTATTCCATCATCTGGATTTGGTTTGTTAATAGAAATTGCCCTTTCTACTACCCTTATCTTATTCTCTAGCATCTCATCATTTATTCCTGTTCCCCTTCCTACAACATCCTCTATAGGCTTTCCTGTGATAGAGGCAGCAATTGCACTTGATGGTGTTGTATTGGCAATGCCCATATCGCCTGTTCCTGTAATATCTATTCCATCCTTTAGCCTATCTTCAAATACAGAAATCCCTGCACAAATTGCAGATATTGCCTCATCCCTTGTCATTGCAGGTCCCTTGGCTATATTCTTCGTCCCATAATTTATCTTCTTATCCACAAAAGTCTTTAGTTTTAAGTTTTCAGTTTTAAGTTTTTCTGCTACTCCCATATCAACCACAACAACCTCTGCTCCAATATGGTTTGCTAATACATTTATTCCTGCACCACCTTTAATAAAATTATAGACCATCTGCGGCGTTACCTCTTTTGGATATGCACTTACTCCCTCCTCTGCTACGCCATGGTCACCTGCCATTGTAAATATAACCTTATTTTTAAGGCTTGGGTTTTCATTTCCTGTAATTAGGACAATTGCCTTTGCAAATTCCTCAAGCCTTCCTAAACTTCCCTGTGGCTTTGTAAGAAAATCAAGCCTTTCTTGGGTTTTCTCAGAAAGGCTTTTATCAATTTCTGTAATATTCTCAATTGTTTTATTTAATTTTTCCATAGCCAATATTTTAAAATAAAGCAAAACCATTTGTCAAATTTTATTCCCCTTTGCTATAATAAGCTAGAATTTATGAGAGATATAGAAAAAGACCTTGCTTCTCTTATGACAAAACAAAGGTTTCTTCATATTCAAGAGGTAAAAAGAATAGCTAATGACATTTCACATCATTACAATATTGATAAGAAGAAATTAGAATTGGCTTCCCTTCTTCATGATATTGCCAAAGATATTCCAAGGGATGAAATGAAAAGCCTTATTGAAAAATACAGAATAGTCTTTGATAGAATAGAAGAAAAAGAGCCAGGCCTTTGGCATGGAGTAATCGGTGCGTTTATGGTTAATGAAAAATTTAGCATTACAGACCCAGAGGTTCTTACAGCAATAAAATTTCATTCAACAGGAATGGCAAATATGCCTTTGCTTTTAAAAGTTCTCTATATCGCTGATTACCTTGAAACCTGTCCAAATGGAGATTTATTGGAGAGGGCAAAAGGCAATATTGATGATGTATTAAAGGAGGTTACAAAGCAAAAGATAGAATATGTTCTTAAAAAAGGCTCCCTCCTTCATCCAAGGACAGTTTCCCTATGGAATAGTATATGTACCCAAAAAGCATAGCAAAGAAGATAGTTAAAGCCGCCCTCTCCAAGAAGGCAGAGGATATAAAGGTTTTTAAGGTAAGCGAAAAGTCCAGCATATCAGATTACCTTATCATTGCCACATCGCGCTCCCTTGTTCAAACAAGGGCGATTGTTGAGGAAATCCATAAAGCAATAAAGAAAAATATAAAGCCATTACACATAGAGGATGCAAAAGGTTGGACGCTTATTGACTATGGCTCTGTTATCGTTAATATATTTGAAGAAGAATACAGGTCTTTTTATCAGCTTGAGACATTATGGGCTGATTCGCCGAGAGTTGAAATATAAATTTTTTGAATTGTAGGGATTTCTTGACTATTATTTAAGATTTAGGGTATAATATGAGTATGTTTCAAGCAGGAGATGTAGTGGTCTATCCTTTACAAGGTGCAGGAACAATAGAGAGGCTCGAGGAGCATAAGGTTAAGGATGAAATTCATAAATATTATGTTATAAAGCTTTCTGCTTCTGAAATGAAGATTATGGTTCCTGTTGAACAAGAAAGCAAGATAGGATTAAGAAAGGCTGTAGAGAAGGAGGCTTTTAATATTGTATTTAAGATATTAAAAAGGGGAAATAGAGAGATAGATTGGAAGGAAAAGTATGCAGCGAATTTAGAGAAGATGAAAATAGGCTCTGTTTCTAATGTGGCAGAGGTAGCAAAATGTCTTTGTGAAAAAAGAAAGCAAAAAAATCTCTCTATTGGAGAGAAAAGGCTATTTGACAATGCCTGCAATATTCTTACAACAGAGCTTGCATATGCTTATAATATAAAGTTCAAAGAGGCTGATTCTATGATTAAAAGCCTTTTAAAAGAAACAAAGACAGAAGAATAGAAAAATTATAAAAAGGGAGGTGATAAAAAAATTTTAAATTTTTAAAAAGGAGGTTAAGGAGAATGTTAAAAATAATTTTTCTCCTTCTTGCCTCTTATTTGGGTTATTTACTAGGAATAAAAATAGGTTCTCTTCCTTTAGGAATATTTATTGGAATAGGAATGGGAGGAGGATTTATAGGATGCGAGTTTCTTTTAAGAAGGATAAAACCTAAAACCTTTTTTATATTATGTTTATGGCTGATAATAGGGCTTTTGGTTGCAAGTGTATTTTCTTCTTTTATCAAAGACACCCTTCTTTTATGGGGAATATCAATTACCCTAGGGTTTCTTGGAGCAAATCTTTCTTTAGAAAGATACCAGGAGGTTTTGGGATTATTTAAGAAAAAAGGGGAAAAAAAGAAGGTTTTAGATACAAGCATCATTATTGATGGAAGGATTGTTGATGTTATAAAGGCTGGATTTTTAGAGGGAGAAATTATCCTTCCAAGGTTTGTCCTAGAAGAGCTGCAGACAATTGCAGACCTATCCGATCCCTTAAAAAGAAATAGGGGAAGAAGGGGGTTTGAGGTTTTAAAAAAGCTCAAAAAAGAAACAGCAATCCATATAGAGGAAGACCCAATAGGAGAGGCAAAAGAGGTTGATAGAAAGC contains these protein-coding regions:
- the pyrB gene encoding aspartate carbamoyltransferase encodes the protein MKLYHLIEIQQFKDKNLLDELFFLTERMENLDKTEDSSLLLKGRKKILATLFYEPSTRTRLSFESAMKRLGGDVISTEDAPHFSSMVKGESLTDTIRVIGDFADIIVLRHYEEGSAKKASKISPVPVINAGDGPGQHPTQALLDLYTIKKELGRMDNLKIGLLGDLLYSRTIHSLVWLLAQQEAIELYFISPEELPMPKDIIDYLIEKGINFKENCNIIDIAGFLDILYVTRIQKERFRNQEAYEKVKDSYVVDRKVISLMKDDARILHPLPRVSEISEDVDRDKRAGYFRQAKNGLYLRMALLKMILG
- the dcd gene encoding dCTP deaminase; translated protein: MAVKSDRWIREQAKKGMIEPFADHCVTKAVISYGLSSYGYDIRVSDEFLIFTNINTTIVDPKNFDPKSFVNFKGKTCIIPPNSFALARSIEYFRIPRDIITICLGKSTYARCGIITNVTPFEPEWEGFVTLEISNTTPLPAKIYANEGIAQVLFLSSDEVCEVSYADKNGRYQAQKEITLPMVE
- a CDS encoding tetratricopeptide repeat protein — protein: MKRFLVLLILAFNIGFSQEAKKEDILFQEGLYHYAQGRYDLAIKAFSEIIEICPTYPKIEEMLVDSIKKRAESIKIVGSRESGVGSREEEKKLKPEKPLEYEVFKDDITIREETKTLTADEENYLFGRKIISLGMNDEGIAYLENLIKEKPKIGFADKILFTIGEAKRDVEAINKLLKEYPKTPLKYEARLLACELIFSKKDYKTSIIEYMKLIKEIEQGTITDLFSHLPPKIRNSDEIRVSAQIGLGDSYKELGDYIQAIVEYKKVLDEYPKIKGADDAGFYIADMYDRYPKVRDFIRAIEFYGRLIREYPDSKWVDRAKQRKKHIEENYL
- the proC gene encoding pyrroline-5-carboxylate reductase, which gives rise to MKIGIIGAGNMGGAIIRGGLKKGVFKPNEIIASDISAKKLEALTDTKIKTTQNNLEVLNFADGIILAIKPLVMGELLEQIKGDVKGHHIISIAAGIKTGFIEERLNNARVIRVMPNMPCLISCGISAISKGKYADESDVSFAKMIFSALGDVVEVDENLIDAVTALSGSGPAYIFVIIDALISIGIKMGLSRDISERLVLSTISGSVEMLRRTKKHPAELRDMVASPSGTTISAIEVMERENLSGILWKAVLAAEKRAKELG
- the cobT gene encoding nicotinate-nucleotide--dimethylbenzimidazole phosphoribosyltransferase → MEKLNKTIENITEIDKSLSEKTQERLDFLTKPQGSLGRLEEFAKAIVLITGNENPSLKNKVIFTMAGDHGVAEEGVSAYPKEVTPQMVYNFIKGGAGINVLANHIGAEVVVVDMGVAEKLKTENLKLKTFVDKKINYGTKNIAKGPAMTRDEAISAICAGISVFEDRLKDGIDITGTGDMGIANTTPSSAIAASITGKPIEDVVGRGTGINDEMLENKIRVVERAISINKPNPDDGIDVLAKIGGFEIGGLAGIILASSSHKIPVVIDGFISTAACLIAYKISPKIKDYIFASHCSQEKGHRITLDYLCKKPILDLDMRLGEGTGAALAINIIDAGCKILTQMATFSSAGVSRENQLK
- the yqeK gene encoding bis(5'-nucleosyl)-tetraphosphatase (symmetrical) YqeK, translating into MRDIEKDLASLMTKQRFLHIQEVKRIANDISHHYNIDKKKLELASLLHDIAKDIPRDEMKSLIEKYRIVFDRIEEKEPGLWHGVIGAFMVNEKFSITDPEVLTAIKFHSTGMANMPLLLKVLYIADYLETCPNGDLLERAKGNIDDVLKEVTKQKIEYVLKKGSLLHPRTVSLWNSICTQKA
- the rsfS gene encoding ribosome silencing factor; the protein is MYPKSIAKKIVKAALSKKAEDIKVFKVSEKSSISDYLIIATSRSLVQTRAIVEEIHKAIKKNIKPLHIEDAKGWTLIDYGSVIVNIFEEEYRSFYQLETLWADSPRVEI
- a CDS encoding CarD family transcriptional regulator — protein: MFQAGDVVVYPLQGAGTIERLEEHKVKDEIHKYYVIKLSASEMKIMVPVEQESKIGLRKAVEKEAFNIVFKILKRGNREIDWKEKYAANLEKMKIGSVSNVAEVAKCLCEKRKQKNLSIGEKRLFDNACNILTTELAYAYNIKFKEADSMIKSLLKETKTEE
- a CDS encoding TRAM domain-containing protein, yielding MLKIIFLLLASYLGYLLGIKIGSLPLGIFIGIGMGGGFIGCEFLLRRIKPKTFFILCLWLIIGLLVASVFSSFIKDTLLLWGISITLGFLGANLSLERYQEVLGLFKKKGEKKKVLDTSIIIDGRIVDVIKAGFLEGEIILPRFVLEELQTIADLSDPLKRNRGRRGFEVLKKLKKETAIHIEEDPIGEAKEVDRKLIILAKRIGGVILTCDYNLGKVAQIEGISILNINDLITALKPIILPGEVFSIQVVKEGKDFGQGLGYLEDGTMVIIEDGSDYLGKKIKVEVSNVLQSATGRIVFTKASK